One part of the Arabidopsis thaliana chromosome 4, partial sequence genome encodes these proteins:
- the CYP702A6 gene encoding cytochrome P450, family 702, subfamily A, polypeptide 6, with translation MVDLYEFWAVIVSLIVVKLCHSIYQWRNPKSNGELPPGSMGYPIIGETFEFMKPHDAIQLPTFVKEKVLRHGPVFRTSLFGGKVIISTDIGLNMEIAKTNHIPGMPKSLARLFGANNLFVNKDTHKHARSLTNQFLGSQALKLRMLQDIDFLVRTHLKEGARKGSLDIKETTSKIIIECLAKKVMGEMEPDAAKELTLCWTFFPREWFGFAWNIPGTGVYRMVKARNRMMKVLKETVLKKRASGEELGDFFKTIFGDTERGVKTISLESATEYIFTLFLLANETTPAVLAATIKLISDHPKVMQELQREHEGIVRDKIEKNEKADLTWEDYKSMTFTQMVINESLRITSTVPTVLRIIDHEFQFGEYTIPAGWIFMGYPYVHFNAEKYDDPLAFNPWRWKGKDLSAIVSRTYIPFGSGSRLCVGAEFVKLKMAIFIHHLSRYRFIYLSLNYSTIQFNFN, from the exons aTGGTAGATCTTTATGAGTTCTGGGCTGTGATAGTTTCACTCATAGTGGTGAAGCTGTGTCACTCGATCTATCAGTGGAGGAATCCAAAAAGTAATGGAGAACTTCCTCCAGGATCTATGGGTTATCCAATCATTGGAGAGACTTTCGAGTTCATGAAGCCTCATGACGCTATTCAGTTACCAACATTCGTGAAGGAGAAAGTACTCAG acatgGACCAGTTTTTAGGACAAGCTTATTTGGAGGAAAAGTTATAATTTCGACTGATATTGGGTTGAACATGGAGATAGCAAAGACAAATCATATTCCTGGTATGCCGAAGAGCTTAGCGCGGCTATTTGGGGCAAACAACTTGTTCGTGAATAAGGATACTCATAAACATGCCCGCAGCTTGACAAACCAGTTTTTAGGTTCGCAAGCTTTGAAATTAAGAATGCTTCAAGACATCGATTTCTTGGTTCGCACACACCTGAAGGAAGGAGCTAGGAAAGGCAGCCTTGACATCAAGGAAACGACAAGCaag ATCATTATTGAATGTCTTGCGAAGAAAGTAATGGGGGAGATGGAACCAGATGCAGCAAAAGAACTCACACTCTGTTGGACATTTTTCCCAAGGGAATGGTTTGGATTCGCTTGGAATATCCCGGGGACTGGTGTCTATCGAATGGTGAAG GCAAGAAATCGGATGATGAAGGTACTAAAGGAGACGGTACTTAAGAAAAGAGCATCAGGAGAGGAATTGGGGGACTTTTTCAAGACTATCTTTGGAGATACTGAAAGAGGCGTGAAAACTATAAGTTTAGAGAGTGCCACCGAGTACatatttactctgtttttgcttGCTAACGAAACAACACCAGCGGTCCTTGCGGCTACAATAAAGCTCATAAGTGACCATCCTAAAGTGATGCAAGAGTTACAGAGAGAGCATGAAGGAATTGTCCGAGATAAGATTGAGAAAAATGAGAAAGCTGACCTAACATGGGAAGACTACAAATCAATGACTTTTACCCAGATG GTGATAAATGAGTCGCTTAGGATCACAAGCACGGTACCGACGGTGCTTAGAATAATTGATCATGAGTTTCAATTTGGTGAGTATACAATTCCAGCAGGTTGGATCTTTATGGGTTATCCTTATGTGCATTTCAATGCAGAAAAGTATGATGACCCTTTAGCATTTAATCCATGGCGCTGGAAG GGAAAAGACTTGAGCGCGATTGTCTCCAGGACTTACATTCCCTTTGGCTCGGGTTCTAGACTATGTGTAGGAGCTGAATTTGTTAAGTTGAAGATGGCCATTTTTATCCATCATTTGTCTAGATACAGGTTCATTTATTTATCACTTAATTACTCCACgattcaatttaattttaactgA
- the CYP702A6 gene encoding cytochrome P450, family 702, subfamily A, polypeptide 6, with amino-acid sequence MVDLYEFWAVIVSLIVVKLCHSIYQWRNPKSNGELPPGSMGYPIIGETFEFMKPHDAIQLPTFVKEKVLRHGPVFRTSLFGGKVIISTDIGLNMEIAKTNHIPGMPKSLARLFGANNLFVNKDTHKHARSLTNQFLGSQALKLRMLQDIDFLVRTHLKEGARKGSLDIKETTSKIIIECLAKKVMGEMEPDAAKELTLCWTFFPREWFGFAWNIPGTGVYRMVKARNRMMKVLKETVLKKRASGEELGDFFKTIFGDTERGVKTISLESATEYIFTLFLLANETTPAVLAATIKLISDHPKVMQELQREHEGIVRDKIEKNEKADLTWEDYKSMTFTQMVINESLRITSTVPTVLRIIDHEFQFGEYTIPAGWIFMGYPYVHFNAEKYDDPLAFNPWRWKVI; translated from the exons aTGGTAGATCTTTATGAGTTCTGGGCTGTGATAGTTTCACTCATAGTGGTGAAGCTGTGTCACTCGATCTATCAGTGGAGGAATCCAAAAAGTAATGGAGAACTTCCTCCAGGATCTATGGGTTATCCAATCATTGGAGAGACTTTCGAGTTCATGAAGCCTCATGACGCTATTCAGTTACCAACATTCGTGAAGGAGAAAGTACTCAG acatgGACCAGTTTTTAGGACAAGCTTATTTGGAGGAAAAGTTATAATTTCGACTGATATTGGGTTGAACATGGAGATAGCAAAGACAAATCATATTCCTGGTATGCCGAAGAGCTTAGCGCGGCTATTTGGGGCAAACAACTTGTTCGTGAATAAGGATACTCATAAACATGCCCGCAGCTTGACAAACCAGTTTTTAGGTTCGCAAGCTTTGAAATTAAGAATGCTTCAAGACATCGATTTCTTGGTTCGCACACACCTGAAGGAAGGAGCTAGGAAAGGCAGCCTTGACATCAAGGAAACGACAAGCaag ATCATTATTGAATGTCTTGCGAAGAAAGTAATGGGGGAGATGGAACCAGATGCAGCAAAAGAACTCACACTCTGTTGGACATTTTTCCCAAGGGAATGGTTTGGATTCGCTTGGAATATCCCGGGGACTGGTGTCTATCGAATGGTGAAG GCAAGAAATCGGATGATGAAGGTACTAAAGGAGACGGTACTTAAGAAAAGAGCATCAGGAGAGGAATTGGGGGACTTTTTCAAGACTATCTTTGGAGATACTGAAAGAGGCGTGAAAACTATAAGTTTAGAGAGTGCCACCGAGTACatatttactctgtttttgcttGCTAACGAAACAACACCAGCGGTCCTTGCGGCTACAATAAAGCTCATAAGTGACCATCCTAAAGTGATGCAAGAGTTACAGAGAGAGCATGAAGGAATTGTCCGAGATAAGATTGAGAAAAATGAGAAAGCTGACCTAACATGGGAAGACTACAAATCAATGACTTTTACCCAGATG GTGATAAATGAGTCGCTTAGGATCACAAGCACGGTACCGACGGTGCTTAGAATAATTGATCATGAGTTTCAATTTGGTGAGTATACAATTCCAGCAGGTTGGATCTTTATGGGTTATCCTTATGTGCATTTCAATGCAGAAAAGTATGATGACCCTTTAGCATTTAATCCATGGCGCTGGAAGGTAATTTAA
- the CYP702A6 gene encoding cytochrome P450, family 702, subfamily A, polypeptide 6 (''cytochrome P450, family 702, subfamily A, polypeptide 6'' (CYP702A6); FUNCTIONS IN: electron carrier activity, monooxygenase activity, iron ion binding, heme binding; LOCATED IN: membrane; EXPRESSED IN: leaf; CONTAINS InterPro DOMAIN/s: Cytochrome P450 (InterPro:IPR001128), Cytochrome P450, E-class, group IV (InterPro:IPR002403), Cytochrome P450, conserved site (InterPro:IPR017972); BEST Arabidopsis thaliana protein match is: cytochrome P450, family 702, subfamily A, polypeptide 5 (TAIR:AT4G15393.2); Has 23362 Blast hits to 23314 proteins in 1367 species: Archae - 48; Bacteria - 2759; Metazoa - 9973; Fungi - 3685; Plants - 6080; Viruses - 3; Other Eukaryotes - 814 (source: NCBI BLink).): MVDLYEFWAVIVSLIVVKLCHSIYQWRNPKSNGELPPGSMGYPIIGETFEFMKPHDAIQLPTFVKEKVLRHGPVFRTSLFGGKVIISTDIGLNMEIAKTNHIPGMPKSLARLFGANNLFVNKDTHKHARSLTNQFLGSQALKLRMLQDIDFLVRTHLKEGARKGSLDIKETTSKIIIECLAKKVMGEMEPDAAKELTLCWTFFPREWFGFAWNIPGTGVYRMVKARNRMMKVLKETVLKKRASGEELGDFFKTIFGDTERGVKTISLESATEYIFTLFLLANETTPAVLAATIKLISDHPKVMQELQREHEGIVRDKIEKNEKADLTWEDYKSMTFTQMVINESLRITSTVPTVLRIIDHEFQFGEYTIPAGWIFMGYPYVHFNAEKYDDPLAFNPWRWKGKDLSAIVSRTYIPFGSGSRLCVGAEFVKLKMAIFIHHLSRYRWSMKTETTLLRRFVLILPRGSDVQILEDTKAK, encoded by the exons aTGGTAGATCTTTATGAGTTCTGGGCTGTGATAGTTTCACTCATAGTGGTGAAGCTGTGTCACTCGATCTATCAGTGGAGGAATCCAAAAAGTAATGGAGAACTTCCTCCAGGATCTATGGGTTATCCAATCATTGGAGAGACTTTCGAGTTCATGAAGCCTCATGACGCTATTCAGTTACCAACATTCGTGAAGGAGAAAGTACTCAG acatgGACCAGTTTTTAGGACAAGCTTATTTGGAGGAAAAGTTATAATTTCGACTGATATTGGGTTGAACATGGAGATAGCAAAGACAAATCATATTCCTGGTATGCCGAAGAGCTTAGCGCGGCTATTTGGGGCAAACAACTTGTTCGTGAATAAGGATACTCATAAACATGCCCGCAGCTTGACAAACCAGTTTTTAGGTTCGCAAGCTTTGAAATTAAGAATGCTTCAAGACATCGATTTCTTGGTTCGCACACACCTGAAGGAAGGAGCTAGGAAAGGCAGCCTTGACATCAAGGAAACGACAAGCaag ATCATTATTGAATGTCTTGCGAAGAAAGTAATGGGGGAGATGGAACCAGATGCAGCAAAAGAACTCACACTCTGTTGGACATTTTTCCCAAGGGAATGGTTTGGATTCGCTTGGAATATCCCGGGGACTGGTGTCTATCGAATGGTGAAG GCAAGAAATCGGATGATGAAGGTACTAAAGGAGACGGTACTTAAGAAAAGAGCATCAGGAGAGGAATTGGGGGACTTTTTCAAGACTATCTTTGGAGATACTGAAAGAGGCGTGAAAACTATAAGTTTAGAGAGTGCCACCGAGTACatatttactctgtttttgcttGCTAACGAAACAACACCAGCGGTCCTTGCGGCTACAATAAAGCTCATAAGTGACCATCCTAAAGTGATGCAAGAGTTACAGAGAGAGCATGAAGGAATTGTCCGAGATAAGATTGAGAAAAATGAGAAAGCTGACCTAACATGGGAAGACTACAAATCAATGACTTTTACCCAGATG GTGATAAATGAGTCGCTTAGGATCACAAGCACGGTACCGACGGTGCTTAGAATAATTGATCATGAGTTTCAATTTGGTGAGTATACAATTCCAGCAGGTTGGATCTTTATGGGTTATCCTTATGTGCATTTCAATGCAGAAAAGTATGATGACCCTTTAGCATTTAATCCATGGCGCTGGAAG GGAAAAGACTTGAGCGCGATTGTCTCCAGGACTTACATTCCCTTTGGCTCGGGTTCTAGACTATGTGTAGGAGCTGAATTTGTTAAGTTGAAGATGGCCATTTTTATCCATCATTTGTCTAGATACAG GTGGTCAATGAAGACAGAGACTACTTTACTTCGAAGATTTGTACTTATACTTCCACGTGGATCAGATGTTCAAATCTTAGAAGACACCAAAGCTAAATAA
- the CYP702A6 gene encoding cytochrome P450, family 702, subfamily A, polypeptide 6 yields the protein MVDLYEFWAVIVSLIVVKLCHSIYQWRNPKSNGELPPGSMGYPIIGETFEFMKPHDAIQLPTFVKEKVLRHGPVFRTSLFGGKVIISTDIGLNMEIAKTNHIPGMPKSLARLFGANNLFVNKDTHKHARSLTNQFLGSQALKLRMLQDIDFLVRTHLKEGARKGSLDIKETTSKIIIECLAKKVMGEMEPDAAKELTLCWTFFPREWFGFAWNIPGTGVYRMVKARNRMMKVLKETVLKKRASGEELGDFFKTIFGDTERGVKTISLESATEYIFTLFLLANETTPAVLAATIKLISDHPKVMQELQREHEGIVRDKIEKNEKADLTWEDYKSMTFTQMVINESLRITSTVPTVLRIIDHEFQFEKYDDPLAFNPWRWKGKDLSAIVSRTYIPFGSGSRLCVGAEFVKLKMAIFIHHLSRYRWSMKTETTLLRRFVLILPRGSDVQILEDTKAK from the exons aTGGTAGATCTTTATGAGTTCTGGGCTGTGATAGTTTCACTCATAGTGGTGAAGCTGTGTCACTCGATCTATCAGTGGAGGAATCCAAAAAGTAATGGAGAACTTCCTCCAGGATCTATGGGTTATCCAATCATTGGAGAGACTTTCGAGTTCATGAAGCCTCATGACGCTATTCAGTTACCAACATTCGTGAAGGAGAAAGTACTCAG acatgGACCAGTTTTTAGGACAAGCTTATTTGGAGGAAAAGTTATAATTTCGACTGATATTGGGTTGAACATGGAGATAGCAAAGACAAATCATATTCCTGGTATGCCGAAGAGCTTAGCGCGGCTATTTGGGGCAAACAACTTGTTCGTGAATAAGGATACTCATAAACATGCCCGCAGCTTGACAAACCAGTTTTTAGGTTCGCAAGCTTTGAAATTAAGAATGCTTCAAGACATCGATTTCTTGGTTCGCACACACCTGAAGGAAGGAGCTAGGAAAGGCAGCCTTGACATCAAGGAAACGACAAGCaag ATCATTATTGAATGTCTTGCGAAGAAAGTAATGGGGGAGATGGAACCAGATGCAGCAAAAGAACTCACACTCTGTTGGACATTTTTCCCAAGGGAATGGTTTGGATTCGCTTGGAATATCCCGGGGACTGGTGTCTATCGAATGGTGAAG GCAAGAAATCGGATGATGAAGGTACTAAAGGAGACGGTACTTAAGAAAAGAGCATCAGGAGAGGAATTGGGGGACTTTTTCAAGACTATCTTTGGAGATACTGAAAGAGGCGTGAAAACTATAAGTTTAGAGAGTGCCACCGAGTACatatttactctgtttttgcttGCTAACGAAACAACACCAGCGGTCCTTGCGGCTACAATAAAGCTCATAAGTGACCATCCTAAAGTGATGCAAGAGTTACAGAGAGAGCATGAAGGAATTGTCCGAGATAAGATTGAGAAAAATGAGAAAGCTGACCTAACATGGGAAGACTACAAATCAATGACTTTTACCCAGATG GTGATAAATGAGTCGCTTAGGATCACAAGCACGGTACCGACGGTGCTTAGAATAATTGATCATGAGTTTCAATTTG AAAAGTATGATGACCCTTTAGCATTTAATCCATGGCGCTGGAAG GGAAAAGACTTGAGCGCGATTGTCTCCAGGACTTACATTCCCTTTGGCTCGGGTTCTAGACTATGTGTAGGAGCTGAATTTGTTAAGTTGAAGATGGCCATTTTTATCCATCATTTGTCTAGATACAG GTGGTCAATGAAGACAGAGACTACTTTACTTCGAAGATTTGTACTTATACTTCCACGTGGATCAGATGTTCAAATCTTAGAAGACACCAAAGCTAAATAA